The segment GCGGCCCGCTCACCCTGCGGCACTACCGGCCGAAGCCCCGCCCCGCGGACGCCGAGCCCGGCCCCGCGCTGCTCTACCTGTACGGCGGCGGCTGGGCGCTCGGCTCGCTGGAGACCGGCGACGCGGTCTGCCGGGCGCTGGCCAACGCCACCGGCGCGGACGTCCTCGCCGTCGGCTACCGGCACGCCCCCGAGCACCGGTTCCCCGCCGCCGTCCACGACTGCTGGGCCGCCCTCGACTGGATCGCCCGCCACGCCGCCGAGCTGGGCCTCGACCCGGACCGGATCGCGGTCGGCGGCGACAGCGCCGGCGGCAACCTGGCCGCCGCCCTCACCCTGCTCGCCCGCGAACGCGGCGGCCCCGCGATCCGGCACCAACTGCTGGTCTACCCCAACACCGACCACCGCCCCCCGACCGGGCGGGACGGCGGCCCGGAACAGGACCCGGCGCTGTTCAACCGGCACTCGGTGGCCTGGTACTGGTCGCACTACCTCGCCGACCCGGCCGACGGCGCGAACCCGCTGGCCTCCCCGCTGCGCGCCGCCTCGCTGGCCGGCCTGCCGCCCGCGACCGTGATCACCGCCGAGTACGACCCGCTGCGCGACGAGGGCGAGGCGTACGCGCAGGCCCTGCGCGCGGCCGGCGTCCCGGTCGAACTGCGCCGCTACCCGGGCATGCCGCACGGCTTCTTCGCGATGCCCGCCGTGCTCGACGACGGCCGCGCGGCCCAACTCTTCGCCGCCGAACGACTGGTGGCCGCCTACCGGCGGACCGAAGCGGAGGCCGGCCGGTGACCCGGGTGCTGCACCTCGCCGACCTGCACGGATCGTTGGCCGACCCGCTGCTGGACGCGATGACCTTCCTCAACGAGGTCACCGGCCGCTACCCGGACGCGGTCTCCTTCGCCCCCGGCCGCCCGTACGAGGAGTTCTTCGACCCGGCGGAGATCCACACCCACCTGGACACCTACCTGCGCCACCTGCGCGAGGAGCGCGGCCTGAGCGGGAGCCGGGTCCGCCAGGAGGTGTTCCAGTACGGGCGGACCAAGGGCGTCATCGCCCCGCTGATCGCCCGGGCGCTGGCCGCCGACGAGGGCATCGAGGCCGACCCCGAGGCGCTGGTGGTCACCGTCGGCGCCCAGGAGGGCATGCTGCTGGTGCTGCGCGCGCTGTGCGCCGGCCCGGACGACGTGCTGCTGGTCTCCGCGCCCTGCTACGTCGGCGTGACCGGCGCCGCCCGGCTGCTCGACCTGACGGTGCACCCCGTGCCGGAGGCCGGCCGCGACGGCGGCCTCGACCCCGGGGCGCTGCGCGCGGCCGTCCGCGAGCTGCGCGCCGCCGGGAAGCGCCCCCGGGCCTGCTACGTCGTCCCCGACTTCGCCAACCCGAGCGGCGCCAGCATGGACGAACCGTCCCGCCGCCGGCTGCTGGAGGTCGCCGAGGAGACCGGTGTCCTGCTGATCGAGGACAACCCGTACGGCTTCTTCGGCCGCACCGCCGCCGCCCGCCCCACCCTGAAGGCGCTGGACGGGGACCGCGGCAACGTGGTCTACCTCGGCTCGTTCGCCAAGACCTGCTTCCCCGGCGCCCGGGTCGGCTACCTGCTCGCCGACCAGCGGGTCGCCGGGCCGGACGGCCGGACGGCGCTGCTCGCCGACGAGCTCGCCAAGCTGAAGAGCATGACCACGGTGAACACCTCGGCGCTCAGCCAGGCCGTCATCGGCGGCATGCTGATCGGCGCCGGACTGCGCCTGCGGGACGCCAACGAGCCCGCCCGGCGCTTCTACGCCCGGAACATGGACACCCTGCTGGAAGCGCTCCAGACGGCCTTCCAGGGCGTTCCCGGCGTCTCCTGGAACCACCCCGACGGCGGCTACTTCGCCGTCGTCACAGTGCCGTTCCGGGCCGACGCGCAGGCCCTGGACGACTGCGCCCGCAAGCACGGCGTGCTCTGGACGCCGATGGACGGCTTCTACCCGGGAGGCGGCGGCGAACGGCAACTGCGGCTCTCCTGCTCGTACCTGACGCCCGAACAGATCACCGACGGGGTACGGCGGTTGGCCGACTTCGTCAAGGAGCGGACGCCGGAAGGCAGTTGAGCGCAGCACCGAGCGGGGCCCGGCGGCGATGGAGTGCCGGGCCCCGCTCGGTGCTGCGCTCGTGGCGTGACGTGACGTGACGCGACGTCCGCGGGTCAGCGGATCCGCTGGGCGAACAGCCGGGCCGACCAGGCCACCGCGACAGCCATCAGCAGCGCGGTCAGCAGCAGGCCGCGCCACACCTCGGGGGCGTCCAGGTGGCCGGCGAACAGCGCGCGCATGCCCTCCACCGCCCAGTAGCAGGGGTTCCAGGACGCGGCGGTGCGCAGCCAGGCCGGGGCCAGCGCGATCGGCAGCAGGGTGCCGGAGATCAGCGCCAGCGGCTGCGCGATGGTGTTGAGCACCGGGCCGAGCGCGGCGTCGGTGGGCACCAGCAGGGCCAGGCCGTAGGAGACCGAGGAGGCCATCAGCGCCATCAGCGACAGCATCGCCAGCGCCAGCAGCAGGTCGGTCAGGCCCACGGTCAGGCCGAACGGGATGGCCAGCACGGCGATCAGCACCGACTGGATGAGCAGCGCGGTGGTCTCCCGCAGCGCCCGGCCGAGCAGCAGGGCGACCCGGCTGACCGGGGTGACCCGGGAGCGTTCGATGACGCCGGTGTGCAGTTCGCCGAGCAGCGTGAACCCGGTGAACAGGCCGCCCATCAGGGCCAGGGCGGACAGCAGGCCCGGCACGTAGATCCGGTAGGCGTCGGCGGTGCTGTGCGCGCCGGACGCGGCCAGCGCGGAGGTCAGCAGCGGGGCGAACAGCAGCAGGTAGCACAGGGGTTGGAGCAGTCCGACGGCGATCCACACGGGGGAGCGGGCCATCAGGAGCAGTTGGCGCTGGTAGACCAGCCAGGTGTCGCGGGCGAGCTTCACGGGGACCTCGGGTGCTTCGGTACCGGAAAAGGGGCAGGTGGGTCAGCCGCTGTGGACCAGCGCGCGGCCGGTCAGGGCCAGGAACACGTCGTCCAGGCTGGGGCGTTGCAGCTGGACGTGCTCGGGCTCGATGCCGGCGGCGGCCAGGGCGCGCAGCAGCTGCGGGATCGCGGTGGCCGCCGAGTCCACGTGCAGGCGCAGCCCGTCGCCGTCGGGCAGAGCCTCCAGGCGCTGGACGCAAGGGAGTTCGGCGAGGGCGCGCTCGGCGCCGGTGGTGGTCTCGGCGTCCGGCAGGCCGATGGTGACGGAGTCGCCGGCGATCTTCTGCTTGAGCTCCTCGGGGGTGCCCTCGGTGACGATGCCGCCGTTGTCGACGATGCCGATCCGGTCGCACAGGGCGTCGGCCTCGTCCAGGTAGTGCGTGGTCAGCAGCACCGTCATGCCCTGCTCGCGCAGGCGGCGGACCTCGGACCAGACCTGGGAGCGGCTGCGCGGGTCGAGCCCGACGGTGGGCTCGTCCAGGAACAGCACCTTGGGGCGGTGGACGACGCCGAGCGCCAGGTCGAGGCGGCGGCGCTGGCCGCCCGAGTACGTCTTGCAGACCCGGTCGCCGAACTCGGTCAGGTCGAACGCGGCCAGGCCCTGCTCGGCGCGCTGGACCGCCTCGGCCTTGCGGACCCCGTACATCCGGGCCTGCAGGACGAGTTCCTCGCGGGCGGTGGCCTGGTCGGTGGTGCCGCCGCCCTGGGCGACGTAGCCGATCCGGCGGCGGACCTCGCCGGGCTCGGCGCGCAGGTCGGCGCCGGCCACGGTGGCCGCGCCGCCGTCGGGGACGAGCAGGGTGGCGAGCATGCGCAGCGTGGTGGTCTTGCCTGCGCCGTTCGGGCCGAGGAGGCCGTAGATCTCGCCCTCCGCGACGTTCAGGTCGATGCCGCGCACCGCGTCGACGGCGGCGGCGCCGCGGCGGGGCTGGAAGGACTTGCGCAGCCCCTTGGTCACGATCAACCCGGACTCCTGTGGTCGGTTGGTGCTGATGGGGAGGATGAAGTGGGAGGGAGGAAACGGGGGAGTGTGCGAAACGGGGAGGCGGGGGACGCCGGAGCAGACCCTAGGGCCCGACCCCGCCTGCCGACAATGGTCTGGACCAGGCGCCGGGGCGCGGTCAGCGCGGTGCGCAGGCGAACCGCTCCAGTCGCTCGGCGGCGGCCACCGCACCGCCACCCTCCCGGAGTTGACGCCCCAGCAGCTCGGCGGCGGAACGGAAACCGGGCCGGTCGAGGACGGCGCGCAGCGCCGCCCGCAGCCGCTCGGGCGAGGCGGTGGCGAAGTCGACGTGGACGGCCGCGCCCAGCGCGGCGAGCCGGCCGGCGGTCACCGGCTGGTCGTGGCGGATCGGAGCGAGCACCAACGGCCTTCCGTGGACGAGGGATTCGCCGACGGTGTTCATCCCGCCGTGGCACAGTACGGCGTCGACCGCCCCGCGCTCAAGCAGTTCCAGCACCGGGACGTGCGCCCGGCCGATCGCGCCCGGCGGCAGCGCCACCTCCCCGGGGGCCGCCACCACCGCCTGCACGTCCGGGAGTTCGGCCAGCGCGGCGGCCGTGCGACCGAGGAAGTCGCCCGCCACCTCGGCGGACAGCGTGCCCATCGTGACCAGCACCCGGCGCCGGTCGGGCGCCAACGCGTCCCAGGGGAACGGCACGTCGGGCCGGTCCGCGAGCAGCGGCCCGACCAGGGCGTACTCGGCGGGAACGGCGGACGGCTCCAGGCCGAGCAGCGCCGCGCTGCTCGGGGCGACCACCAGACCGGGAGAGAACCGCGGGTCGGCGTACTCGGCGGCGGGCAGGCCGGCCCGCTCCCACAGGCCGCGCAGCACGCCGTCCCGCCACCCGGTCAACTCGCCGTCGCCGCCCAGCGGATCGCCGATCTCCAGCGAGGACGGCGCGAAGCTCGCCCACGGCACGCCCGCGGCGTGCGCGGCCAGCGCGCCCGCCGGGCTGTGCTGGTCGACCAGCACCACGTCCGGCCGCCACCGCGCGACCGCCCGCCGCACCGCGCCCAGGGTGAACCGGGTGTGCGGCACCACGAAGCCCTCCCACAGCGAGCGCACCGCCGCCGCCCCGCCCGCCGCCTGCTCGCGGAACAGCCGGGCACCGGTCGGGTGCACCTCCGCGTCCGGCCCGAGCAGCGGCCGCAGCGCCGCCTCCGGCCCCACCCAGGAGACCAGGTGCCCGCGCGCGGCCCAGGCCAGCGCCAGCGCCCGGGCCGGCAGCAGGTGCCCCGACAGCGGCGGCACCACGATCAGCAGGCGCTTGCCGGGCGTGTCGGGCGTGTCGGGCGTGCGGGGCACGGGGGTGGCGGGCATGACGGCTCTCCTCGCGGAAGGGGGAAGGGGGAAGGGGGAAGGGTGAGGGGGAGGGGGCGGGTGGCCGGGATTCGGGGGCACCGGCGGCGGTCGCGCACGAGTACGGGAACGAGCCGAGTACGAGTCGTGTGCAAACGAGGGGGAAGTGGTACAGACCACGGGGGGATGCCGGGAAGGAAGCGTCGGCGATCTCTTGTGCGGGCCGGTGGGGCGACGGAATACTAGCCCGCGTGACCGCTCTGGAGGCAGTCGCCGTCCACCTTCCCCCCGTCGCCGAACCGGTCGAAGTGATCGGCGGGAGACTGGGGCTGACGGACCGTCAGATCAGACTGTTCCGCCGCTTCCACGGCCTGGACCAGGTCAGGGTGGACCCCGACGGAGACCTGTCCGACCTGCTCATCGCCGCAGCGAAGGCCCTGGCCCCGCTGCGCGGAAACGAACACCGCGTGAAGTACGTGCTGCACGCGCGCAGCCTGCCGATCGCGGCACCCTACCCGCACAACCCGCTGCACGACGCGCTCGGCCGTCTGGGGCTGACGCACGCCCGTGCCTTCACCATCACCCACCACGCCTGTGCCGGCTCCCTGCTGGCCCTGGACGTGGCCGGTCGGCTGCTGGCGGCAGATCCCGACCCCGAGGCGATGGCGCTGATCCTGGCGGGCGAGAAGACCTTCACCCGGGACGCCCGCATCGTCCCGGAGACCGCCCTCTTCGGCGAAGGGGCGGCCGCCTGCCTGGTGCGGGCCGAAGGCGAACGCGACCGCGTGCTGTCCTACGCGGTCGACCAGCGCGGCGAGTTCGACGGGCGACTCGCCGACGATCCGGAGCTGATGCAGCGCTACCAGCGCGGCTACCCGGAGTTGATGGTGGCCGTGATGGAAGCGGCACTGGAGGAGGCCGGCGAGAGCTGGGACTCGATCCGGCTGCTGCTCCCGCACAACGTCAACCGGATCTCCTGGCAACGGATCTGCCGCGCGACCGGGTTCCCGCTCGACCGCGTGGTGCTGGACAACGTCCCCGCGGTGGGGCACAGCTTCGCCGCCGACGTCCTGCTCAACCACCACACCGCCACCACCAGCGGCCGACTCCGCCGCGGCGACCGCTACCTGCTCGCCGCGTCCGGGATCGGCGCGACCTTCGCCGCCATGGTGCTCCAGCACTGAGCCGCCCGCACCCGCCCCGCCCGGGGCGCCCGCGCGGCCGCCCGCCCACGCACCCAAGTCCACCCGCCCGCGCCCCGGCCCCGCCGCCGGGGCGCCGGCCAGACACCCAGGGGATCGCCATGACCGACTCCGCCCTGCCCGAAAACACCGCCACCGCTGACGCCGCCGACGCCATCGCCGACGCCGTCGACCCCGAGCTGCGCGGCCGTGCCCTCGACGGGATCCTGCTGCTGCTGCCCCAGGTCCTCAAGCGCGAACTCCCCGAGATCAGCGAGAACGCCTGCCTGTTCGACGAGGTCGGCCTCACCTCCGCCTCCACCCTGGAGCTCATCCTCGAACTGGAGGACCACCTCGACGTGCAGATCGACGTCGAGGGCATCGAACAGGACGACCTCCGCTCGGTCGGCACCCTCGCGGGCTTCGTCGCCGGACACGTGATCGCCGAGGACTGACGACCGTGCGCGTCCACGGGCCGCTCCCCGCCACCACCTCGCGCGCCGCCTCCCCGCTGCGCCTGACCGCCGCCCACGCCCTCGACCTGCCCGGCCACTCCCCGCTCGCCGCCGACCCCGACCTGCGCACCTTCACCGCCGACCTGTCCCGCCCGTACGGGGTGCGGCTCGACGAGGACGCGCTGACCGGGGCCCGCGGGCAGTCGTACGCCACGCTGGCCCGGCACGCCATCGACGCGCTGACCGGCCCGACCCGCCCGGTCGACCTGCTGCTGATGGTGTACGCCACGCCCGACGTCCGCCCCGGACAGGCCGTGGCGCTGCACCTCGCCGAGTCGTGCCCGGGCGAGCCGCTGGCCTTCGCGATCTGCGACGAGGGCGCCGGCGCCGCGTTCAGCGCGCTGCGGATCGCCGACGCGTACGCCCGCACCGGCGGGGCCCGGCGCGCGCTGCTGATCGCGGTCGAGCAGGCCGACCTGCACCACCGCCCGCACCGGCCCGCCCGGCTGCCCGGCCGGCACTCGGTCGCCGCCCTGCTCTGGGAGTCGGCGGACGGAACGGGCCGCGCACTGCTGGCAGCGGACAGCCGCAGCAACATCCAGGACGGCCACGTCGCGGACACCCTCAAGGAGCTGACCGCCGACCTGCCCGAGCGGACGCTGCTGCTGCTCGGCCCCGGCCTGGCCGGCACCGAACCGCCCGGCGGCCAGGAGACCCGGACCGCCCGCGCCACCAGCCCGTACACCGGCGGCTGGGCCGCGCTCGGCGCCGCCCTCACCGACCCCGCCCTCGCCGGACGGCCGCTCGCGCTGGTCGACCGCGAACCCGAGACCGGCCGGATCGACCTCGCCCACTGGGCGGCCGCCGAGCCCGGCCGGCACCTGACGGCCGCCGATCCCGCTCGGCACCGGGCGGTTGCGGAGCCGGACCGATGACCGACGTCTGGCTGATCCGCACCGACGCGGACCTCCCCGGCGCCTGGCAGCTGCTCGACGAGGACGAACGCGCCCGCGCCGCCCGCCACCCCGACGGGCCCGGGCGCCACCGCTTCGTCACCGCGCACGCCGCCGCCCGACTGCTCACCGCTCGCGCCGCCGACCTGCCGCCGGACCGGATCCGCTGGCGCCGCGGCCCGCACGGACGGCCCGAACCCGAGGGGCTGCAAGGCGAGTTGAGCGTCAACCTGAGCACCGCCGGACCGTGGGCGCTGTTCGCCGTGCACCACCTCGCGGCAGGGGAGCGCCTCGGCGTCGGCGTCGACCTGGAGCCCGTCCCGAGCGCCCCGGCCGCCGCCCGGCTCGCCGCCCGCTACTACCCGGACGGCGAAACCGCCCACGACGCCGAGGAGTTCACCCGCCGCTGGACCCGCAAGGAGGCGTACACCAAAGCCCACGGCGGACGCCTCGCCGACGGACTGCGCACCCACGCCGGCCCGCCCGCCCCCGGCCCGCACCGGCTGGACGGACCGCTCGGACCGTGCACCGTCCACGACCTGCCCGCGCCCCCCGGGTACCGGGCCGCCGCCGCCCGCACCGGCACCGGCGACGAAACCGGTGACGAAACCGGAGACGGCACCCGCCCGTACCGGCCGCGCCTGCACCCCTGTCCGGTAACGGACTTGTCGCCGCAACGGGCCTGAGCCCGACGCCTACACCAGCACCAGCACCGGGCCCGGCGCCGGGGCCGGTCGCCGCGCCGACCCGCCCGCGCGACAGGCCCCGCAACGGACTCGAATCCGGACGCGACACACACCTCCCGCCGTCCCCGACCCCTGAGGCAGACCGACCATGACCCGCCACCCCGAGGACGCCACCCCGCTGCCCACCGCCGCGCCCGGTGTCCAACTCCAGCCCGCCGCCTACGAGAAGCTGCTGCGCGCGCTGAGCGACTCGATCGCCCGGCTGGCCGCCGACGAGCCCTTCGAACGGCTCGTCGTCCCGCCCGTGATCGCCCGCGCCACCATCGAGCGGGCCGGCTTCGCGGCGTCCTTCCCGCAGTTGCTCGGCACCGTGCACAGCTACACCGGCAGCGCCGCCGACTGGCGCCGGCTCTCCCCGCTGATCGCCGAGGACGGCCCCTGGCACGCCCGGCAGGAGATCTCCGACCTGGTCCTGCTGCCCGCCGCCTGCTACCCCGTGTACGCCGGACTCGCCGGCCAGGACCTCCGGCAGCCCGTCCGCTACAGCGTCGAGGCGCAGTGCTTCCGGCAGGAGGCCACCGCCGAGACCGGCCGGCTGCGGAGCTTCCGGATGGCCGAACTCGTCACCGCCGGCACCGCCGAGCACTGCCAGGAGTGGCGCGAGCACTGGCTGCGCCGGGTCGCCGACTGGCTCGACGGCCTCGGCCTCAAGCCCTCGATCGAGCTCGCCGACGACCCGTTCTTCGGCGGCGGCCGCAAGCTCTACCAGGCCGCCCAGCGCGCCCAGGAGCTGAAGTTCGAACTGCGCGTCCCGGTCGCCGACGGACTGGTCCAGGCGATCGCCTCCGCCAACATCCACAAGGACCACTTCGGCGAGGTCTTCGACTTCACCGCCGACGGCGCCATCGGCCAGACCGCCTGCACCGCCTTCGGACTCGACCGGATCGCCCTCGCCCTGCTGCACGCCCACGGCACCCGGCCCGCCGACTGGCCCGAGCACATCAGCACCGCCCTGAAGGGAAACTGACGCCATGTCAGGTGTGCGAACCATCGTGCTGGGATTCCGCTCC is part of the Kitasatospora setae KM-6054 genome and harbors:
- a CDS encoding 3-oxoacyl-[acyl-carrier-protein] synthase III C-terminal domain-containing protein, which gives rise to MTALEAVAVHLPPVAEPVEVIGGRLGLTDRQIRLFRRFHGLDQVRVDPDGDLSDLLIAAAKALAPLRGNEHRVKYVLHARSLPIAAPYPHNPLHDALGRLGLTHARAFTITHHACAGSLLALDVAGRLLAADPDPEAMALILAGEKTFTRDARIVPETALFGEGAAACLVRAEGERDRVLSYAVDQRGEFDGRLADDPELMQRYQRGYPELMVAVMEAALEEAGESWDSIRLLLPHNVNRISWQRICRATGFPLDRVVLDNVPAVGHSFAADVLLNHHTATTSGRLRRGDRYLLAASGIGATFAAMVLQH
- a CDS encoding ATP-binding cassette domain-containing protein; protein product: MTKGLRKSFQPRRGAAAVDAVRGIDLNVAEGEIYGLLGPNGAGKTTTLRMLATLLVPDGGAATVAGADLRAEPGEVRRRIGYVAQGGGTTDQATAREELVLQARMYGVRKAEAVQRAEQGLAAFDLTEFGDRVCKTYSGGQRRRLDLALGVVHRPKVLFLDEPTVGLDPRSRSQVWSEVRRLREQGMTVLLTTHYLDEADALCDRIGIVDNGGIVTEGTPEELKQKIAGDSVTIGLPDAETTTGAERALAELPCVQRLEALPDGDGLRLHVDSAATAIPQLLRALAAAGIEPEHVQLQRPSLDDVFLALTGRALVHSG
- a CDS encoding aminotransferase-like domain-containing protein is translated as MTRVLHLADLHGSLADPLLDAMTFLNEVTGRYPDAVSFAPGRPYEEFFDPAEIHTHLDTYLRHLREERGLSGSRVRQEVFQYGRTKGVIAPLIARALAADEGIEADPEALVVTVGAQEGMLLVLRALCAGPDDVLLVSAPCYVGVTGAARLLDLTVHPVPEAGRDGGLDPGALRAAVRELRAAGKRPRACYVVPDFANPSGASMDEPSRRRLLEVAEETGVLLIEDNPYGFFGRTAAARPTLKALDGDRGNVVYLGSFAKTCFPGARVGYLLADQRVAGPDGRTALLADELAKLKSMTTVNTSALSQAVIGGMLIGAGLRLRDANEPARRFYARNMDTLLEALQTAFQGVPGVSWNHPDGGYFAVVTVPFRADAQALDDCARKHGVLWTPMDGFYPGGGGERQLRLSCSYLTPEQITDGVRRLADFVKERTPEGS
- a CDS encoding 4'-phosphopantetheinyl transferase family protein, producing the protein MTDVWLIRTDADLPGAWQLLDEDERARAARHPDGPGRHRFVTAHAAARLLTARAADLPPDRIRWRRGPHGRPEPEGLQGELSVNLSTAGPWALFAVHHLAAGERLGVGVDLEPVPSAPAAARLAARYYPDGETAHDAEEFTRRWTRKEAYTKAHGGRLADGLRTHAGPPAPGPHRLDGPLGPCTVHDLPAPPGYRAAAARTGTGDETGDETGDGTRPYRPRLHPCPVTDLSPQRA
- a CDS encoding alpha/beta hydrolase, whose amino-acid sequence is MPLHPQAEAMRARRAAAGTPPLYTRTLAEARAADLADLRAATGGGEEVHHVGEFTVDGPGGPLTLRHYRPKPRPADAEPGPALLYLYGGGWALGSLETGDAVCRALANATGADVLAVGYRHAPEHRFPAAVHDCWAALDWIARHAAELGLDPDRIAVGGDSAGGNLAAALTLLARERGGPAIRHQLLVYPNTDHRPPTGRDGGPEQDPALFNRHSVAWYWSHYLADPADGANPLASPLRAASLAGLPPATVITAEYDPLRDEGEAYAQALRAAGVPVELRRYPGMPHGFFAMPAVLDDGRAAQLFAAERLVAAYRRTEAEAGR
- a CDS encoding glycosyltransferase; this translates as MPATPVPRTPDTPDTPGKRLLIVVPPLSGHLLPARALALAWAARGHLVSWVGPEAALRPLLGPDAEVHPTGARLFREQAAGGAAAVRSLWEGFVVPHTRFTLGAVRRAVARWRPDVVLVDQHSPAGALAAHAAGVPWASFAPSSLEIGDPLGGDGELTGWRDGVLRGLWERAGLPAAEYADPRFSPGLVVAPSSAALLGLEPSAVPAEYALVGPLLADRPDVPFPWDALAPDRRRVLVTMGTLSAEVAGDFLGRTAAALAELPDVQAVVAAPGEVALPPGAIGRAHVPVLELLERGAVDAVLCHGGMNTVGESLVHGRPLVLAPIRHDQPVTAGRLAALGAAVHVDFATASPERLRAALRAVLDRPGFRSAAELLGRQLREGGGAVAAAERLERFACAPR
- a CDS encoding acyl carrier protein, which produces MTDSALPENTATADAADAIADAVDPELRGRALDGILLLLPQVLKRELPEISENACLFDEVGLTSASTLELILELEDHLDVQIDVEGIEQDDLRSVGTLAGFVAGHVIAED
- a CDS encoding ABC transporter permease, whose translation is MKLARDTWLVYQRQLLLMARSPVWIAVGLLQPLCYLLLFAPLLTSALAASGAHSTADAYRIYVPGLLSALALMGGLFTGFTLLGELHTGVIERSRVTPVSRVALLLGRALRETTALLIQSVLIAVLAIPFGLTVGLTDLLLALAMLSLMALMASSVSYGLALLVPTDAALGPVLNTIAQPLALISGTLLPIALAPAWLRTAASWNPCYWAVEGMRALFAGHLDAPEVWRGLLLTALLMAVAVAWSARLFAQRIR
- a CDS encoding class-II aminoacyl-tRNA synthetase family protein encodes the protein MTRHPEDATPLPTAAPGVQLQPAAYEKLLRALSDSIARLAADEPFERLVVPPVIARATIERAGFAASFPQLLGTVHSYTGSAADWRRLSPLIAEDGPWHARQEISDLVLLPAACYPVYAGLAGQDLRQPVRYSVEAQCFRQEATAETGRLRSFRMAELVTAGTAEHCQEWREHWLRRVADWLDGLGLKPSIELADDPFFGGGRKLYQAAQRAQELKFELRVPVADGLVQAIASANIHKDHFGEVFDFTADGAIGQTACTAFGLDRIALALLHAHGTRPADWPEHISTALKGN